From Mya arenaria isolate MELC-2E11 chromosome 1, ASM2691426v1, a single genomic window includes:
- the LOC128226061 gene encoding M-phase inducer phosphatase-like translates to MPLRLRLFDDVISGFGDDCGVSPAELEAMLTPRGKGNRICMKDDHGLNTPLSIEIPAKPLMRRRAAFDVRRSIFSEKRIADVDLTEDSPIQTFKKAKDVSGITPESNERLTNGIISAVETLEIGNDMIADGSSKYSLPTMPGKHKDLTSISPEVMADVIRGCFNDVIGDVTIVDCRYPYEFDGGHIRGAVNMYTKDEVNSLLQKPVADDKRHVLIFHCEFSSERGPKMYRFLRAQDRMMNSNMYPSLNFPEVYLLHGGYKAFFNNYQDLCDPISYKPMLHENHAADLRHFRVKSKSWTGDDGNQKTSRRHRSRLGRHLSF, encoded by the exons ATGCCGCTAAG ATTGAGATTGTTCGATGACGTCATATCCGGATTCGGTGACGACTGCGGGGTTTCCCCTGCTGAACTCGAGGCCATGTTGACGCCTAGAGGAAAGGGGAACAGAATCTGCATGAAAGACGATCATGGACTGAACACGCCTTTGTCG ATTGAAATTCCCGCAAAACCGTTGATGCGACGACGCGCTGCGTTTGACGTCAGACGCAGCATCTTTTCCGAAAAGCGCATTGCTGACGTAGACCTAACAGAGGATTCACCGATACAAACATTCAAAAAGGCCAAAGATGTTTCGGGCATAACTCCCGAATCCAACGAACGTTTAACAAACGGGATCATCAGCGCGGTCGAAACGCTTGAAATCGGAAATGACATGATCGCTGACGGGTCAAGTAAATACTCACTTCCGACAATGCCCGGAAAGCACAAAGACCTTACGTCCATCTCACCGGAAGTGATGGCTGATGTTATTCGTGGATGCTTCAATGACGTCATTGGTGACGTCACCATTGTGGATTGCCGGTACCCGTACGAGTTCGACGGCGGGCACATCAGAGGGGCTGTAAACATGTACACGAAAGATGAGGTCAACAGCTTGCTTCAGAAACCAGTAGCTGACGATAAGCGTCACGTGCTGATCTTCCACTGTGAATTCTCATCCGAAAGGGGGCCTAAAAT GTACCGGTTTCTTCGCGCGCAAGACAGGATGATGAATAGCAACATGTATCCGAGCCTTAACTTCCCGGAAGTGTACCTACTCCATGGCGGATACAAGGCCTTTTTCAACAATTATCAG GACCTGTGTGATCCAATCAGCTACAAACCCATGTTACATGAGAACCACGCAGCCGACCTACGTCACTTCCGGGTGAAGTCTAAATCCTGGACAGGAGATGACGGCAATCAGAAAACAAGTAGACGCCACCGCAGTCGTCTAGGTCGCCATCTTAGTTTTTGA